GCGCAGTGTTTCGTTGCTTGAATTTCCGTAATGATGCATCCTCTAATCTCGTTCCTTCGTTGGAAGAATGGTGTGTTCATATCGTAGCATCGCTTTGTATTGGCGTCAACATATAGGAAAGATTGTTCACGTATACGACAACTTCTCACCTGCGCGTTGATTCTTCTTAAGGGGGTTGTCCCGATAAGCGTGTGATCGGAGGGCTGTTGGGGTTGAAGGGCAGTCGCCCTGGTGAGGATACCGATTCGCTGCTATACTACTGTATACAAAACGCGATAGTTTTGCCTTGAGAGGATAGGAGACTATGGTACGCTGGGAGCATCGTTACCTTTTGGGTACGATGGTGTTTACGATTGCAGGCGATGTTGTGCGTGACTTTGATGAAGAATATGAGGCATGGAGCTGGCTGGAGCAGGAGGGTTGGGGCCTGGTAGCCATCGAGCCGCCAGACCCTGTACGTCCCGGCGCCTGTAAATACTACTTCAAGCGGCAGAATTTGCAGGTATCTACGCGCGTGACCGGGTCTCAAGCCATACCAACCTATGAACAGAGGGGCAGGAAATAAATGGTCGTTCCGGGCTTCTGGCGCTCGCAGCTCGATCCTGAGCGCGTGATGAATGTCCAGGTGACGCACTGGCACAAAGATGAGCAGGAGCAGCGCGAAGAATATCTGACGGTTGAAGAGCCTTTCGAAATACGTATCGCCGGTCGCAGCCTGGCCGTGATTATGCGCACACCTGGACACGACTTTGATTTGGCGATGGGGTTTCTCCTGACGGAGAGCGTCATTGCAAGCGCCAGTGAAGTACTCGCAATTGAAGGCGCGACCGATGCAGATGGCTTGCCGCTGGCAAATGTGGTCAATGTAACGCTGCGCAAGAGCGAGCAGCCAGAGGCCCTGGTACCCAGGCAGGCGACTTTCGAGCGCCATTTTACGGTCTCGGCAAGCTGTGGTCTCTGTGGAAAAAACAGCATCGATGATTTAATGCTTGCGCTACCACCGCTCGAGTTGGGCGATGTACGCTTTTCAGCCGCAGGCATCTACGATTTGCCGGCAAAATTGCGCGCGGGCCAATCGGTGTTCAGTCATACCGGCGGCCTGCACGCGGCGGCCCTGTTTGCAGAGAATGGCGAATTGTACCTGCTGCGCGAAGATGTTGGCCGCCATAACGCTGTAGATAAGATTATCGGACACGGCCTGCGGCATGGTGATTTTCCCTATGACAGGCACCTGTTGCTGGTGAGTGGTCGCACCTCATTCGAGATTCTCCAGAAGGCTCTGCTGGCGCGTATACCCTGTGTTGCCGCCATTTCAGCTCCATCCAGCCTGGCGGTCGAACTGGCTAACCAGGCCGGAATCACGCTGATCGGCTTTTTACGGGGCCGGGAGATGAATGTGTATACGCATGCGGAGAGAATAGTAAAATGAATTGCGTCCAGTATATCGTTGCTGTATAATCCGCTCATGCAGAACGATACGATAGCCGCTATTGCCACGCCGCCCGGTATAGGGGGCATAGGCATCATCCGTGTGAGTGGCGCGGACGCATTTGATGTAGTATTGCCACTCTTACGCCGCCCAGGTGGAGGTACTGGCGTACCGCCATCGCACGTACTCACCTATGGTCATATTGTCAATCCTCAGACGCAAGAGATCCTTGATGAGGTGCTGGTCGCTTTCATGCATGCCCCTCGTACATACACGCGTGAGGATGTTGTCGAGATTTCGGGGCATGGCGGACCGCTGGTACTCCAGCGCATGCTGCGCCTGGTGCTGGCACAGGGGGCCCGCATGGCGAATCCTGGTGAGTTTACCTTGCGCGCCTTCCTCAATGGCAGGCTCGACCTCGCGCAGGCCGAGGCGGTGATGGACCTGATCAGTTCCCAGACCGAGGCCGGGCAGCGCCTGGCGATGCACCAACTGCGCGGGCGCGTCTCAGAACAGGTGCAGGATGCCCGCCACGCCTTGCTGGGGGTAATCGCACGCATCGAGGCCAGCATCGATTTTCCTGAAGAGGACGTGCCCACTCCCCAACCTGAAGAATTGCGACCGCTGATTGAAATAGCGCAACAGAAGGTGGATACCTTACTCGCTGGAGCAGAGCAGGGAAGGCTCTACCGGCAAGGACTGCGTACCGCGATTATTGGGCGGCCAAATGTGGGAAAATCCAGCCTCCTCAATGCCCTGCTGCGTACCGAGCGCGCCATCGTCACGCCCATTGCCGGAACGACTCGCGATACAGTTGAAGAGGTGGCGAATCTGCGCGGCATTCCACTTCATCTCATCGATACCGCCGGTATCACGCCCAGTGATGATCCTGTTGAGCAGATTGGCGTCCAGCGCAGTCGTGCGGCCGCTGAAAGCGCGGACGTTGTGCTGCTCGTGTTCGACGGTTCCGAGCGACTGAACGAACAGGATATGCAGGTTTCCGCGGAACTACATGCCATGGGATTTGGCACAAAGAACAGGCCGGTGATCGTAGTGGTGAATAAATCGGACCGGCCCCGGCAACTGCAAATCGACGAAGCGGGTAGCATGTGGCCGGAGGCGCCGTTCGTCTCCACGTCGACGCTCACCGGCGCGGGGCTTGACCGGCTCGAGGAGACGCTTGCCGACCTGGTATTGGGTGGGAAAGTCTTAAGCGGCGAAAGTTCGCTGATTACCAGCGCGCGCCACCAGGAAGCGCTGCGCAGGGCTGCTGAGCATCTACAAGCCTCACTGCTCCCACTCGAACAGCGATTGCCGCTCGATTTCGTCTCCATCGACCTGCGTGCCGCCTATGACGCGCTGGGAGAAGTGACTGGTGAGACGGCCAGCGAGGACCTCCTGGAAAGAATCTTCAGCGAATTTTGTATTGGAAAGTGAATGTTACCTTACCCACAGTTCTTTTCCTCCTCCATAGTTATGCAGCAGTCGAAAATGCTGCGCGACCCAGGCGCGGAAAGGGGCCGTTTGCCCTTCTCCTAAACGTCCGGTATAAAAGAGAATCGCGTGAACCTGGGGTTGAGAAGCCGCATTTTCAAGCTGGGCCAGGGTGAGATAGCCGCTCTCGATGCGCACCGTCGAGGTATCGACGAGGGACGGCGGGGTATTGCGATCTGCCAGCCCCGCGATGAACTGCGCATCTGTTATCACCAGTTGATCCGGGGTAATAGCATGCTGCAAATCTGCCGCGACACGTAATCCCTGTTGTGTTTGCTGGTCGGTAGCCACATACGCCACATTTCTGTAATACGCTCTATCTTGCCGGATCGCCAGCACAACCGTTATTCCTATCAAGATAAGTGCGGTCCATAGCAGGATATTTTCTATGGATGCCAGGAATCGATTCGCTCTTCTCTTTTCTGAAATGGTATGCCCGCTCCTTGTAAAGATGGTGTAATACCCGGCCAGGCTTTCCCAGGTCAGGCTATTGCCTATTCCTATCACTGCCAGTCCGAGCAAAGGAGGAATCAGCGCTATGAGATGGTGCTGGAAAAGTGGAACCTGGCGCCAGAGTATGTAAATCGTCGCAAGCAGCCAGGCAATTAATGGGAGAACGCGCCAATCCTTGCGTAAGAAAGA
This window of the Ktedonobacteraceae bacterium genome carries:
- the mnmE gene encoding tRNA uridine-5-carboxymethylaminomethyl(34) synthesis GTPase MnmE; the protein is MQNDTIAAIATPPGIGGIGIIRVSGADAFDVVLPLLRRPGGGTGVPPSHVLTYGHIVNPQTQEILDEVLVAFMHAPRTYTREDVVEISGHGGPLVLQRMLRLVLAQGARMANPGEFTLRAFLNGRLDLAQAEAVMDLISSQTEAGQRLAMHQLRGRVSEQVQDARHALLGVIARIEASIDFPEEDVPTPQPEELRPLIEIAQQKVDTLLAGAEQGRLYRQGLRTAIIGRPNVGKSSLLNALLRTERAIVTPIAGTTRDTVEEVANLRGIPLHLIDTAGITPSDDPVEQIGVQRSRAAAESADVVLLVFDGSERLNEQDMQVSAELHAMGFGTKNRPVIVVVNKSDRPRQLQIDEAGSMWPEAPFVSTSTLTGAGLDRLEETLADLVLGGKVLSGESSLITSARHQEALRRAAEHLQASLLPLEQRLPLDFVSIDLRAAYDALGEVTGETASEDLLERIFSEFCIGK
- the fdhD gene encoding formate dehydrogenase accessory sulfurtransferase FdhD, producing the protein MVVPGFWRSQLDPERVMNVQVTHWHKDEQEQREEYLTVEEPFEIRIAGRSLAVIMRTPGHDFDLAMGFLLTESVIASASEVLAIEGATDADGLPLANVVNVTLRKSEQPEALVPRQATFERHFTVSASCGLCGKNSIDDLMLALPPLELGDVRFSAAGIYDLPAKLRAGQSVFSHTGGLHAAALFAENGELYLLREDVGRHNAVDKIIGHGLRHGDFPYDRHLLLVSGRTSFEILQKALLARIPCVAAISAPSSLAVELANQAGITLIGFLRGREMNVYTHAERIVK